The DNA region AGAAAAAATAAATATAATTACTAATGTACGCCGGAGAATAGAATTATGCTTTCTGTTAAAAACGCAACGGCGACGCCGGTGACGATTGCAGACCAGAAGCGAAGGCTTTTCACACCGCCTAGCCTACCCATGGCGGAGAGATTTACGTGGAGCATCGCATAGACAATAGACGCCGTTGCGGAGGTGTTTAGAGTTGATATGAAAAGCCCGCTGTTCACACCTGCGTAGTACACCGCCACCCCTAGCACTACCGGCAGACCGGCTAGAAGGCTTAGGAGGGTGAGGGTGCTGAGCCTCGGTTTTAGCCCTCTGTCGGCTATTACGGGCCCTGCTATTCCGAACCCCTCCGTGAAGTTGTGCACGGCAAAGCCGATAGCAAACAGATATGCCTGGGCGACATATCCGCCCATGAGGGCAGCTGCAATTGCAAAGCCCTCACCCACGTTGTGGACTCCAAACGCCACGGCAATTATAGTCGCCACGAGAAACGAAGGCCTTAAGCCCCTCAACGTTGAGATATTTTGTTCCACATAGGAAAGCACGGCGAGAGTGACCATCATGGCCGCAGTAGTCACCACGGTGGCAATTAGGAATTCGCCGGCGGTCTCCCACTTGGCCAGCTCTTCCACATACTCAGCTGCGCTGTGGCCCGTCTCCATGGCCAAGTAGGCCAAAACGCCGCCTGCAACCGCCTGCAAAAACGCCACCTTGGTTTCGCTGAGGCGGCCTCTAAAAGCTAACATGAATAAAAGACCCATTAACACAGTTATACCGGCTAAAAACCCTAACGCTAAGGGAAACACGGCGTCAGCCGAGCTGGCCAACTGGAAACCAGCCATGGTACAGCCTCGTTATCTATTTTAAAGCATTAACAATGTAAATAGTATTAAGTAAATATGAAATCTATAACAAACTAAAAATTAATTCGAACAGCTACACCCACTTAATGCACTGGGGCAATTCATCCCAACCCATCTTATAGCCTCTAAACAATGCGCAACCGCTTTTGTCAAGACACTATTTAAAGTAGGCCATCAACAAATAGGATCCCCCATATATCCCAGCCAACTCCTATACTTCTCTTGCCCGCTCGCCGGCGGCGACTCCCAGCACGCACAGATTAGGGCAATTTACACAATCCATTACGACGCGGTGCATGCACGAGCTACTACGCATGGAACAACTGGTTAAAGTGGATAGATCAAGAAGATGACGCCGTGAGCTTTACTAGATAACAAGAATAAAAGGGTTGCAACATACTCGCGATGCGGCGATATTCCTCAAATGCCGTTAATCCCTCTACTCCCTCAATGCCTGTTCGAACTCTTCCCTATTCTGGGTCACGTATGCTTCAAGCGTTTCCACGTCTACAGGGTCTGTGAATAGTAGTTTGACGCCCTCTGAGGTGAAGTACCTGTAGCTGGTCTGGCACGCCCCACCTGCTATTACCACTGAGACGTCTGGTAGCACTCGGCTCCTAAGCCACTGGTATTTGGGCAATCCATGCGCCGGCGGCGCCTCCGGCGACTCCCCCTCGAAGTCTGTATTGAGCCTAGATACGTGGTGACCATGATCTAGATCTGGCACGTCCCCCAACGGGTTTCTCCTCTCCTCCACCAGTTCAAGACGGCCGTTGCTATATTTGTAAATCCTGTATAACGGGGCGTGTGCGAAGTGCCCGGGGAAAACTACGCCGTCCTTATCCACCGCCACTGCAATTTTCAATTCCATGTGAAAAAGTTGTTATGTATTTAAAAATGTTGAAAAATGTGGGCTTACGACTGCCCGATCTTCTCCGCCTCTTTTATCACCTCGTCGTACGGAGGCTCGTTTCTAGGATCGTCCGAGTACCAGACGTAGCGGATAACCCCCTCTTTATCGATTATGTAGACAGCCCTCTTCGCCAAGTGGTAGAGCGGCAGGCCCAAGAGGTTGGCTTGCACCACGTCGTACATGCCTATCACTACCCTGTTGTAGTCCGACAGCAACGGGAAGTTGAGGCGGTTCGCCTCTTTGAAGGCCTTGAGCGCGAAGGGGCTGTCCACAGATATGGCCAAGACCTCGGCGTTGGTCTTGTTGAGAAGCGCCATTTTGTCCCTAAACGTGCACAACTCCTTGGTGCAGACCGAGGTAAACGCTCCCGGGAAGAACAGCAACACCACGGGCTTTCCTCTCTTAAGCACCTCGGACAACCTCACCGGCTTCAAATCCTCGTTAAGTAGCTCGAAGTCCGGAGCTTTTGTTCCCACCGGCAGTGGCATAACTCTGAGTCGAGCTGAATTTATAAAAGTTGTTCAAAATGTAATAAAGTTTACATCTATGAAATTTTACACAACCTGCGCAGAGCCGCTTCCTAAGGTAACGAAAGCCTCTATTCTAGCCCGTAGGCCTCCCTCCTAAATTTCCTAACGGCCTCCCCCAGCCTCCCCGGGTCGGATATCGGCATGGAGCAAGCCCCCCAAGCGCAGACGTAGGCCGCCGGCTTCGGCCCCGCCAGCATGGCCTTTATGGAGGGCTCGGGGTAGTCCCAGCCGCTTGCCACAGGCATCACCACGTGCAGGGGGCGGTACGCCGCAAGGGCCGCCCTCAGAAGCTCCTCGGCAGAGCCCACAACCACCGTCCGGGGAGGCTCGGCCAAGTGGGCGTCCAGGGCGATGGCCAACCCGGCGGCGGAGGGCCCTAGCCTCGCCAGCTTGCCCGCCAGCGCCTTCAGAGCCCTCTCCGCCGCGTCTCTAAACTTGCGGATACCCGTGGCGTAGTGCAGAAGGTCGCACGCCAATATGGCCAGGGCGTTCCCCGAGTAGTTGGGTGTATCAGCCACGGGGTAGTGCGGCGTCTTCAACACGGGGTCTGGCCTCTCCACATCTCTAAACCCTCCCTGGTCTAGGAACCTATCCACCATCGCCCCCGCCACCTCTACGCCCCAGTCCAGGTATCTGCCGGTGTGGGAGTAGGCCTCCAGCGCGGCTAAGGCGCAGTAGGCGTAGTCCTCCAGAACTCCCTCCCCCACGGGCCCCCCGCCCCTAAGCCCGCGGGCCAGCCTCGAGCCGTCCCACGCCTCCCTCCTGATCTTGTCAAGAGTCTTCAAGGCGAACTCCTTGTCCCCTATCCCCGCCAGGCGGCTCGCCTCCAGCTCCGCCTTAGCCATGGCGCAACTCCAACCGGCGTAAATCGTGGTGTCCACCCTCGGTGGCTTCCTCGCCTTGCGGGCCTCCGCCAGCCTCTCAAGGATCAAGTCGGCTTCCGGCACAACCCTAACTATGCTTAGGGTAGCCCGCCCCTCGGGCCACTTAAATTCGTATAGGCCAAACATATCAGCCGCTTTGGGGAAGAGATCGCCCAGGGTCTCCTTAAGCTCGTCCTCCGTCCAGCGGTAGTAGGCGCCCTCCTCCCCGTCTACGTCGGCGTCTTGGCTGGCGTAGTATCCGCCGCCCGGGTCGCGCATGAATTCGTCGAGCCACTTGATGATCCCCGCCGCCGTTTTTCTATACAGCTGGTCGCCGAAGTGGGCATATGCCCTGGCGTAGAGCGACAACAGCTCTGCGTTGTCTACTAGGAGCTTCTCGTAGTGGGGGATAAGCCACAAGCGGTCAGTGGAGTAGCGGAAGAAGCCGCCACCAAGCTGGTCGTAGACCCCTCCTCGCGCCATGGCCCTCAAGGTCGCATGGGCCATCTTACCGTAGACCGACTTCCCGTCGTAGAAATGCCGCAACAACAACAGATCCAGCTGGGTGATCGGCGGGAACTTAGGCGCCGTGCCGAAGCCGCCGTACTCCTCGTCGAAGGAGGCGGCCAGCGACGCCAGTATGTCAAGTTGGACGGAGCGGTCAAGCTCGGCCTCCGAAGGGTTGTGCCAC from Pyrobaculum arsenaticum DSM 13514 includes:
- a CDS encoding ZIP family metal transporter, which codes for MAGFQLASSADAVFPLALGFLAGITVLMGLLFMLAFRGRLSETKVAFLQAVAGGVLAYLAMETGHSAAEYVEELAKWETAGEFLIATVVTTAAMMVTLAVLSYVEQNISTLRGLRPSFLVATIIAVAFGVHNVGEGFAIAAALMGGYVAQAYLFAIGFAVHNFTEGFGIAGPVIADRGLKPRLSTLTLLSLLAGLPVVLGVAVYYAGVNSGLFISTLNTSATASIVYAMLHVNLSAMGRLGGVKSLRFWSAIVTGVAVAFLTESIILFSGVH
- a CDS encoding peroxiredoxin, producing MPLPVGTKAPDFELLNEDLKPVRLSEVLKRGKPVVLLFFPGAFTSVCTKELCTFRDKMALLNKTNAEVLAISVDSPFALKAFKEANRLNFPLLSDYNRVVIGMYDVVQANLLGLPLYHLAKRAVYIIDKEGVIRYVWYSDDPRNEPPYDEVIKEAEKIGQS
- a CDS encoding NifB/NifX family molybdenum-iron cluster-binding protein encodes the protein MELKIAVAVDKDGVVFPGHFAHAPLYRIYKYSNGRLELVEERRNPLGDVPDLDHGHHVSRLNTDFEGESPEAPPAHGLPKYQWLRSRVLPDVSVVIAGGACQTSYRYFTSEGVKLLFTDPVDVETLEAYVTQNREEFEQALRE
- a CDS encoding thioredoxin domain-containing protein, which produces MDREACLRRSTSPFVLDGLRSKVQWWAWCEEAFQKAKAEDKPILVDVGAVWCHWCHVIDETTYNDDEIADIINKHFVPIKVDRDERPDVDRRLQEYAVLVSGQSGWPLTVFMTPEGEVIWAATYLPPRDYGGLPGMAKVLRAVLEAYRTKKGDIKKMAEDLSKEIAAWHNPSEAELDRSVQLDILASLAASFDEEYGGFGTAPKFPPITQLDLLLLRHFYDGKSVYGKMAHATLRAMARGGVYDQLGGGFFRYSTDRLWLIPHYEKLLVDNAELLSLYARAYAHFGDQLYRKTAAGIIKWLDEFMRDPGGGYYASQDADVDGEEGAYYRWTEDELKETLGDLFPKAADMFGLYEFKWPEGRATLSIVRVVPEADLILERLAEARKARKPPRVDTTIYAGWSCAMAKAELEASRLAGIGDKEFALKTLDKIRREAWDGSRLARGLRGGGPVGEGVLEDYAYCALAALEAYSHTGRYLDWGVEVAGAMVDRFLDQGGFRDVERPDPVLKTPHYPVADTPNYSGNALAILACDLLHYATGIRKFRDAAERALKALAGKLARLGPSAAGLAIALDAHLAEPPRTVVVGSAEELLRAALAAYRPLHVVMPVASGWDYPEPSIKAMLAGPKPAAYVCAWGACSMPISDPGRLGEAVRKFRREAYGLE